A genomic window from Nocardioides sp. BP30 includes:
- a CDS encoding glutathione S-transferase family protein → MTAEHTPSYVAPGEEYQRDVRYISDRITRDARVPEFGPRDGDLWPVEPGRYRLIAAKACPWATRTIIVRQLLGLEDVISLGLPGPTHDARSWTFDLDPDGVDPVLGIHFLRDAYDRRIPDYPRGITVPAIVEVETGKVVTNDFPWITHDLFFEWRSYHREGAPDLWPAHQREEMEAVMKRVYTEVNNGVYRCGFAGSQEAYDAAYDRLWAALDWLEDRLGESRYLMGEAITEADVRLYTTLARFDAVYHGHFKCNRQKLTELPHLWGYARDLYQQPAFGENTDFDQIKAHYYVVHSDINPSQIVPKGPDPAVWLTPHGRG, encoded by the coding sequence ATGACCGCCGAGCACACCCCCAGCTACGTCGCCCCCGGCGAGGAGTACCAGCGCGACGTGCGCTACATCTCCGACCGGATCACCCGCGATGCCCGCGTGCCCGAGTTCGGACCACGCGACGGTGATCTGTGGCCGGTCGAGCCGGGGCGGTATCGGCTGATCGCGGCGAAGGCATGCCCGTGGGCGACCCGGACGATCATCGTGCGACAGCTGCTGGGTCTCGAGGACGTGATCAGCCTCGGCCTCCCCGGCCCGACGCACGACGCCCGCTCCTGGACCTTCGACCTCGACCCGGACGGCGTGGACCCGGTGCTCGGCATCCACTTCCTGCGCGACGCCTATGACCGACGGATCCCGGACTATCCGCGCGGCATCACGGTGCCGGCCATCGTCGAGGTGGAGACCGGCAAAGTCGTCACCAACGACTTCCCCTGGATCACCCACGACCTCTTCTTCGAGTGGCGCTCCTATCACCGCGAGGGCGCGCCCGACCTGTGGCCCGCCCACCAGCGCGAGGAGATGGAGGCGGTGATGAAGCGGGTCTACACCGAGGTCAACAACGGCGTCTACCGCTGCGGCTTCGCCGGCTCTCAGGAGGCGTACGACGCGGCCTACGACCGGCTGTGGGCGGCGCTGGACTGGCTCGAGGACCGGCTGGGCGAGTCCCGTTACCTGATGGGCGAGGCCATCACCGAGGCCGACGTACGGCTGTACACCACGCTCGCCCGGTTCGACGCCGTCTACCACGGCCACTTCAAGTGCAACCGGCAGAAGCTGACCGAGCTACCGCACCTGTGGGGCTATGCCCGCGACCTCTACCAGCAGCCCGCCTTCGGTGAGAACACCGACTTCGACCAGATCAAGGCCCACTACTACGTGGTCCACAGCGACATCAATCCCTCGCAGATCGTGCCGAAGGGGCCCGACCCCGCGGTATGGCTCACCCCGCACGGCCGCGGCTGA
- a CDS encoding HAD family hydrolase, producing MSSSDAQPGLGLDTVLLDIDGTLLDSTYHHAIAWSRAFAAVGEPIPVHRLHRLIGMGGDKLLEAVLDQETRERLGEELQERWKREYDGLIEETRLLPGAQALLDRLQGLGLEVVLASSSIPEHAEHALRALGAAGRTDAWTTADDASESKPHPELLEKALEQVGGSRAVMVGDATWDVEAAARTGIRTIALRSGGIGEQELLDAGAVAVYDDPLDLLQHLEAALTAAVAADHDAAGTTP from the coding sequence GTGAGCTCCTCCGACGCGCAACCCGGCCTGGGTCTGGACACCGTCCTGCTCGACATCGACGGCACCTTGCTCGACTCGACGTACCACCATGCGATCGCCTGGTCGCGGGCGTTCGCCGCCGTCGGCGAGCCCATCCCGGTGCATCGCCTGCACCGGCTCATCGGGATGGGTGGCGACAAGCTGCTCGAGGCGGTCCTGGACCAGGAGACCCGGGAGCGACTCGGCGAGGAGCTCCAGGAGCGCTGGAAGCGGGAGTACGACGGGCTCATCGAGGAGACCAGGCTGCTCCCGGGCGCTCAGGCCCTCCTCGACCGGCTGCAGGGTCTCGGGCTCGAGGTCGTCCTGGCCAGCTCCAGCATCCCCGAGCACGCCGAGCACGCGTTGCGCGCCCTCGGCGCCGCCGGCCGAACCGACGCCTGGACGACAGCGGACGACGCCAGCGAGTCCAAGCCGCACCCCGAGCTGCTGGAGAAGGCCTTGGAGCAGGTCGGCGGCTCGCGCGCGGTGATGGTCGGGGACGCCACCTGGGACGTGGAGGCGGCGGCCCGGACCGGCATCCGCACCATCGCCCTGCGCAGCGGGGGCATCGGCGAGCAGGAGCTGCTCGACGCCGGTGCGGTGGCTGTCTACGACGACCCGCTGGACCTGCTCCAGCACCTCGAGGCCGCGCTCACCGCCGCCGTCGCCGCGGATCACGACGCGGCCGGAACGACCCCGTAG
- a CDS encoding EAL domain-containing protein, with the protein MHLSRAGRRPVRPHGLLRAVAVAIGTAAAGLALAGAAMGFDVDRAFALALGLSWLCILALAVLPHRDAATRPAPAGWTIRTALPALPALSALSMLPGSAPGREVDPHSGLLRYDPELDDQHVNRACGEPWAVLVVEVGAQVAASVFDPAADAVMADAAERINAVASSYGGIVRRLNGPQFLVLVAGLGESDLAALAGTLHDGLLHDGLLRGVHGRDRGGDRGDGARGGARDDEAPYGRLVVGVAVATHAWDEVQGLIRSAAVAVTQGKRVGGDAPVFFHSRLAEEARERIAVGRALRTAIDQRRIDLVYQPLVDLTDGGLLGVEVLARWHDPVLGPIAADRFVRVAGEVGLSRQLDRLVVELALAQLGAWDRAGVRVPRIHLNVTPHTVAQGRAIGLADLLAAYEISPDRVTVEIQESPFLEGAAGSAAVQRLRDLGLRVALDDFGAGPSSFTQLATLPVTGVKIDRSLLGDHEADATVLGAIVGAGRALGLAVGAVGIETRQQRDLLRGLGCAVGQGHLFAPPLTPADLVDWLRTPMLVG; encoded by the coding sequence GTGCACCTGAGCCGAGCCGGCCGTCGACCGGTCCGCCCCCACGGGCTGCTCCGCGCCGTCGCGGTGGCGATCGGCACCGCCGCCGCGGGCCTGGCCCTTGCCGGCGCCGCGATGGGCTTCGACGTGGATCGGGCCTTCGCGTTGGCCCTGGGGCTCAGCTGGCTGTGCATCCTCGCGCTGGCGGTGCTGCCGCACAGGGACGCGGCCACCCGGCCCGCCCCGGCGGGCTGGACGATCCGAACCGCGCTGCCGGCGCTGCCGGCGTTGTCGGCGCTGTCGATGCTGCCGGGATCCGCCCCGGGTCGCGAGGTCGACCCCCACAGCGGTCTCCTACGCTACGACCCGGAGCTGGACGACCAGCATGTCAACCGCGCCTGCGGTGAGCCCTGGGCTGTGCTGGTGGTCGAGGTCGGCGCCCAGGTGGCTGCCTCCGTCTTCGACCCGGCCGCCGACGCCGTGATGGCCGACGCCGCAGAGCGGATCAACGCCGTGGCGTCCTCCTACGGCGGCATCGTTCGCCGGTTGAACGGGCCCCAGTTCCTCGTGCTCGTCGCCGGGCTCGGGGAGTCGGACCTCGCGGCGCTGGCGGGCACGCTGCACGACGGTCTGCTGCACGACGGTCTGCTGCGCGGCGTGCACGGCCGCGATCGTGGCGGTGATCGCGGCGACGGTGCTCGCGGCGGTGCCCGCGACGACGAGGCGCCGTACGGTCGGCTCGTGGTCGGTGTCGCGGTGGCGACCCATGCGTGGGACGAGGTGCAGGGGCTGATCCGCTCGGCGGCCGTCGCGGTGACCCAGGGCAAGAGGGTGGGAGGCGATGCGCCGGTGTTCTTCCACTCCCGGCTCGCCGAGGAGGCCCGCGAGCGGATCGCGGTCGGTCGCGCACTGCGCACCGCCATCGACCAGCGCCGGATCGACCTCGTCTACCAGCCGTTGGTCGACCTCACCGACGGCGGCCTGCTCGGGGTGGAGGTGCTGGCCCGCTGGCACGATCCGGTGCTGGGTCCGATCGCCGCGGACCGGTTCGTGCGCGTCGCCGGCGAGGTGGGCCTCAGCCGCCAGCTCGACCGGTTGGTCGTCGAGCTGGCCCTCGCCCAACTCGGCGCCTGGGATCGCGCCGGCGTCCGGGTCCCTCGCATCCACCTCAATGTCACGCCGCACACCGTCGCCCAGGGCCGGGCGATCGGGCTGGCCGACCTGCTGGCGGCCTACGAGATCAGCCCCGACCGCGTGACGGTCGAGATCCAGGAGAGCCCCTTCCTCGAAGGGGCCGCCGGATCCGCGGCCGTGCAGCGCCTGCGCGACCTCGGGCTGCGGGTCGCCCTGGACGACTTCGGCGCCGGCCCGTCGTCCTTCACTCAACTGGCCACCCTGCCCGTCACGGGCGTCAAGATCGACCGCTCGCTGCTCGGCGACCACGAGGCGGACGCCACCGTGCTGGGAGCCATCGTCGGGGCCGGTAGGGCGCTCGGTCTCGCGGTCGGCGCGGTCGGCATCGAGACCCGTCAGCAGCGCGACCTCCTGCGAGGGCTCGGCTGCGCGGTCGGCCAGGGTCATCTGTTCGCGCCGCCGTTGACCCCCGCCGACCTGGTCGACTGGCTCCGCACGCCGATGCTGGTGGGCTGA
- the cls gene encoding cardiolipin synthase encodes MDFPGVGTLLEWLLVALEIVLRIVALGVIPGNRKPSTGMAWLLLILVEPIIGFTIFLLVGRTALERKRVERQREAIDVIRTQAARQSRVPEHELSPALARIADLNQRLGALPLVGGNRVSLAPGYREVIALMVEEVDLAASYVHVEFYITSYDEVTEPLFAAMERAAARGVAVRLLFDHLGSRRIPGYRTMLRRLDGSGIDWHPMLPLRLLRGRIRRPDLRNHRKLLVVDGRVGLTGSLNLTEPGYNKPANHRLGREWVELMVRLEGPVVASLNAVFASDWYAETAEVADHHTEPAPTCRRPPDAEVVPDARCQVVPSGPGLVAENNLRMFTALLYTATDRISLTSPYFVPDESLLYAVTTAAQRGVEVELFVSEVSDQFMVGRAQASYYKALLEAGVRIHRYPAPFILHAKHFTIDEDVAVIGSSNMDMRSFALNYEISLMVPDPAVVRDLCSVQDHYRSISRELTLAEWQRRSPGARYVDNVMRLTAALQ; translated from the coding sequence ATGGACTTTCCCGGCGTGGGAACGCTGCTGGAGTGGCTGCTGGTCGCGCTGGAGATCGTGCTGCGCATCGTCGCGCTGGGCGTGATCCCCGGGAACCGCAAGCCGTCCACCGGCATGGCCTGGCTGTTGCTGATCCTGGTCGAGCCCATCATCGGCTTCACCATCTTCCTGCTCGTCGGCCGCACGGCGCTGGAACGCAAGCGGGTGGAGCGGCAGCGCGAGGCGATCGACGTCATCCGGACCCAGGCGGCCCGCCAGTCCCGGGTCCCCGAGCACGAGCTTTCGCCTGCGCTGGCCCGGATCGCCGACCTCAACCAGCGACTCGGCGCGCTGCCGCTGGTCGGCGGCAACCGGGTCTCGCTCGCGCCGGGCTACCGTGAGGTGATAGCGCTCATGGTCGAGGAGGTCGACCTCGCCGCGTCGTACGTGCACGTCGAGTTCTACATCACCTCCTACGACGAGGTCACCGAGCCGCTCTTCGCGGCGATGGAGCGCGCGGCGGCGCGAGGCGTCGCCGTACGACTCCTCTTCGACCACCTCGGCTCCCGCCGGATCCCCGGCTACCGCACGATGCTCCGGCGACTGGACGGCTCCGGCATCGACTGGCACCCGATGCTGCCGCTGCGGCTGCTCCGCGGTCGGATCCGCCGCCCCGACCTGCGCAACCATCGCAAGCTGCTGGTGGTCGACGGCCGGGTCGGCTTGACCGGGTCGCTGAACCTGACCGAGCCCGGCTACAACAAGCCGGCCAACCACCGGCTGGGTCGGGAGTGGGTCGAGCTGATGGTGCGGCTCGAGGGCCCGGTGGTGGCCTCTCTCAACGCTGTCTTCGCCTCGGACTGGTACGCCGAGACCGCCGAGGTCGCCGACCACCACACCGAGCCGGCGCCGACGTGCCGGCGGCCGCCGGATGCGGAGGTAGTGCCCGACGCCCGCTGCCAGGTGGTGCCCAGCGGACCGGGGCTGGTAGCGGAGAACAACCTGCGGATGTTCACCGCGCTGCTGTACACCGCCACCGACCGGATCTCGCTGACCTCGCCCTACTTCGTGCCCGACGAGTCGCTGCTCTACGCCGTGACCACCGCCGCCCAGCGGGGCGTCGAGGTGGAGCTGTTCGTCAGCGAGGTCTCCGACCAGTTCATGGTCGGACGCGCCCAGGCGTCGTACTACAAGGCGCTGCTCGAGGCGGGCGTGCGGATCCATCGCTATCCGGCGCCGTTCATCCTGCACGCCAAGCACTTCACCATCGATGAGGACGTCGCGGTGATCGGCTCGAGCAACATGGACATGCGCTCCTTCGCCCTCAACTACGAGATCTCGCTGATGGTCCCCGATCCCGCCGTGGTCAGGGACCTGTGCTCGGTCCAGGACCACTACCGCTCCATCTCGCGGGAGCTGACCCTCGCCGAGTGGCAGCGCCGGTCGCCGGGGGCGAGGTACGTCGACAACGTGATGCGGCTGACGGCGGCGCTGCAGTAG
- a CDS encoding calcium-binding protein yields the protein MHHLFRRIAVPALAAGLLTVPALGAAYADGGSTAAGDAVPAGLVCNGVAPTLWATADNQTITGTPGNDVIAANGFHGLTIRGGAGDDQICGANDPAGTASNTTLDGGDGNDTLISTGGRDRLIGGAGNDRLTGTINNDVVYTTDGYTAGAAGITVNLAAGTVTGARSGTDTLSGLDQARIFGTDGNDLFLGDDAANWFDGGAGADEIHGYGGDDWFHAVNPKYVGGNAGNDTVTVGYGGTVAGGKGDDTIAADPNNQLSGASADSGTPVTGYTLSGNTGDDTFKIGTLKTDATTWSTAATLHWKGTVSGGKGTDAIDFSWLGDKAALRTSIAAGTANWALGHIDYTTTEKIVGTPGDDLLKGGSGNDILYGQEGDDTLRGRHGNDNLHGKQGDDLILGGVGTDKANGGQGSDTCKSAEHAKACEYH from the coding sequence ATGCATCACCTCTTCCGCCGCATCGCGGTCCCGGCGCTCGCCGCCGGCCTCCTCACCGTGCCCGCCCTGGGTGCCGCCTACGCCGACGGCGGCTCGACCGCCGCGGGCGACGCCGTGCCGGCCGGACTGGTCTGCAACGGGGTGGCGCCGACCCTGTGGGCGACCGCCGACAACCAGACCATCACCGGCACGCCGGGCAACGACGTCATCGCCGCCAACGGCTTCCACGGCCTGACCATCAGAGGCGGCGCCGGCGACGACCAGATCTGCGGCGCCAACGACCCAGCCGGCACCGCCAGCAACACCACCCTCGACGGCGGGGACGGCAACGACACACTCATCAGCACCGGTGGCCGCGACCGCCTCATCGGCGGCGCCGGCAACGACCGCCTGACCGGCACGATCAACAACGACGTCGTCTACACCACCGACGGCTACACCGCCGGAGCCGCCGGCATCACCGTCAATCTCGCGGCCGGAACCGTCACGGGTGCGCGGAGCGGCACCGACACGCTCTCCGGCCTCGACCAGGCCCGGATCTTCGGCACCGACGGGAACGACCTCTTCCTGGGCGACGACGCCGCGAACTGGTTCGACGGCGGCGCCGGCGCGGACGAGATCCACGGCTACGGTGGCGACGACTGGTTCCACGCCGTCAACCCGAAGTACGTCGGCGGCAACGCCGGCAACGACACCGTCACCGTCGGGTACGGCGGCACGGTCGCCGGCGGCAAGGGCGACGACACCATCGCCGCGGACCCCAACAACCAGCTCTCCGGTGCCAGCGCCGACAGTGGCACCCCCGTCACCGGCTACACGCTGAGCGGCAACACCGGCGACGACACGTTCAAGATCGGCACCCTCAAGACCGACGCGACGACGTGGAGCACCGCTGCCACGCTGCACTGGAAGGGCACCGTCTCGGGCGGCAAGGGCACCGACGCGATCGACTTCTCCTGGCTCGGCGACAAGGCCGCGCTGCGCACCTCGATCGCCGCCGGAACCGCGAACTGGGCGCTCGGGCACATCGACTACACCACCACCGAGAAGATCGTCGGCACCCCCGGCGACGACCTGCTCAAGGGCGGCTCGGGCAACGACATCCTCTACGGCCAGGAGGGCGACGACACCCTGCGCGGTCGCCACGGCAACGACAACCTGCACGGCAAGCAGGGCGACGACCTGATCCTCGGTGGTGTCGGCACGGACAAGGCGAACGGCGGCCAGGGCAGCGACACCTGCAAGAGCGCCGAGCACGCCAAGGCCTGCGAGTACCACTGA
- a CDS encoding phage holin family protein, which produces MRFVSWLAVNAVALAVVLWLIPGIYLDGPTHGSEEIKHKILPLLVVAVILGVVSKLIKPILTILSLPLIIVTLGLFLLVVNAAMLGLTAWLLGPTRIGFHVDGFWPAVWGGLIFAIAGFFARRLITDERR; this is translated from the coding sequence GTGAGGTTCGTGTCGTGGCTCGCGGTGAACGCGGTGGCGCTCGCCGTGGTGCTGTGGCTGATCCCCGGGATCTACCTGGACGGGCCGACGCACGGCAGCGAGGAGATCAAGCACAAGATCCTGCCGCTGCTGGTGGTGGCGGTGATCCTGGGTGTGGTCTCGAAGCTGATCAAGCCCATCCTGACGATCCTGAGCCTCCCGCTGATCATCGTGACGCTGGGCCTGTTCCTGCTCGTCGTCAATGCCGCGATGCTCGGCCTGACCGCCTGGCTGCTGGGGCCGACCCGGATCGGCTTCCACGTGGACGGCTTCTGGCCTGCGGTGTGGGGCGGGCTGATCTTCGCGATCGCCGGCTTCTTCGCTCGCAGGCTGATCACGGACGAGCGGCGATGA
- a CDS encoding low molecular weight protein-tyrosine-phosphatase — MIPPPRSEDAYAVAVVCLGNICRSPIAEVVLRARLDDVGLRDVAVDSAGTGGWHVGEPMDPRAAATLLAAGYDPSRHRAQQWVPAWRDRFDLVLAMDAQNLSDLGGRGERTMLFREHDPAGVGDVPDPYYGSDDGFGEVLAMVERTADALVAELAATLAGTPDERAVRPQ; from the coding sequence ATGATCCCCCCGCCACGGTCCGAGGACGCCTACGCCGTCGCGGTGGTGTGCCTGGGCAACATCTGCCGCAGCCCGATCGCCGAGGTCGTCCTGCGTGCCCGCCTGGACGATGTCGGCCTGCGCGACGTCGCGGTGGACAGCGCCGGCACCGGTGGCTGGCACGTCGGTGAGCCGATGGATCCGCGGGCGGCGGCGACGCTCCTGGCCGCCGGCTACGACCCGAGCCGGCATCGCGCGCAGCAGTGGGTACCTGCCTGGCGGGACCGGTTCGACCTGGTGCTCGCGATGGACGCGCAGAACCTCAGCGACCTCGGTGGCCGCGGCGAGCGCACCATGCTGTTCCGAGAGCACGACCCGGCCGGGGTGGGTGACGTCCCGGATCCCTACTACGGGAGCGACGACGGGTTCGGGGAGGTGCTGGCGATGGTGGAGCGGACGGCCGATGCCCTCGTGGCGGAGCTGGCCGCGACCCTCGCGGGTACGCCGGACGAGCGGGCGGTCCGGCCGCAGTGA
- the galK gene encoding galactokinase, with the protein MESPTSAATNLGEEAAAGFRERFGHEPDGVWSAPGRVNLIGEHTDYNEGFVLPIAIDQRTWVAVGRRHDRLVRVASTSSSTSGDTVVEHGLDDIAHGSVDGWSAYPLGTAWGLLQAAGDTELGSVGGFDAYFTSDVPLGAGLSSSAAIECALATALVDLWRLPLDSDRVLRATVQAENIIVGAPTGILDQSASLFSRAGHALFIDCRDSSRESIPFPLTEAGLRLVVIDTRVKHAHADGGYGDRRAACEEAARVLGVAALRDVSPEALEEGRERLDEVIYRRARHIVTEDARVQQTVALLRSQGPRSIGELLLASHASMRDDFEISVPELDTAVETSMAAGAIGARMTGGGFGGSAIALVDAERVEELTEAIGVAFAKAGFEEPVTFVVTPAGGARRESR; encoded by the coding sequence GTGGAGAGCCCGACATCGGCCGCGACCAACCTCGGCGAGGAGGCAGCCGCCGGCTTCCGTGAGCGTTTCGGGCACGAGCCCGACGGCGTCTGGTCAGCACCCGGCCGCGTCAACCTCATCGGCGAGCACACCGACTACAACGAGGGGTTCGTGCTGCCGATCGCCATCGACCAGCGGACCTGGGTCGCCGTCGGCCGCCGGCACGACCGGCTCGTGCGGGTCGCCTCGACGTCGTCCTCGACCTCCGGTGACACGGTCGTCGAGCACGGCCTCGACGACATCGCCCACGGGTCGGTCGACGGGTGGTCCGCCTACCCACTCGGTACGGCGTGGGGCCTCCTGCAGGCGGCCGGGGACACCGAGCTCGGCTCCGTCGGCGGTTTCGACGCCTACTTCACCTCCGACGTGCCCCTCGGCGCCGGCCTGTCCTCCTCCGCCGCGATCGAGTGCGCGCTGGCGACGGCGCTGGTCGACCTCTGGCGGCTCCCCCTGGACTCGGATCGGGTGCTGCGCGCCACCGTCCAGGCCGAGAACATCATCGTCGGCGCACCGACCGGCATCCTGGACCAGTCGGCCTCCCTCTTCTCCCGGGCCGGTCACGCGCTCTTCATCGACTGCCGCGACTCCTCGCGCGAGTCGATCCCGTTCCCGCTGACCGAGGCCGGGTTGCGCCTCGTCGTCATCGACACCCGGGTCAAGCACGCCCACGCCGACGGCGGGTACGGCGATCGCCGCGCGGCCTGCGAGGAGGCGGCCCGGGTGCTGGGCGTCGCGGCGCTGCGCGACGTGAGCCCCGAGGCACTGGAAGAGGGCCGCGAGCGGCTCGACGAGGTGATCTACCGCCGCGCACGCCACATCGTCACCGAGGACGCGCGGGTGCAGCAGACGGTCGCGTTGCTGCGCTCGCAGGGGCCCCGGTCGATCGGCGAGCTTCTGCTGGCCTCGCACGCCTCGATGCGCGACGACTTCGAGATCTCGGTGCCCGAGCTCGACACGGCTGTCGAGACGTCGATGGCGGCCGGGGCGATCGGGGCCCGGATGACCGGTGGCGGCTTCGGCGGCTCGGCCATCGCTCTGGTCGACGCCGAGCGGGTGGAGGAGCTCACCGAGGCGATCGGGGTGGCCTTCGCGAAGGCCGGGTTCGAGGAGCCGGTGACGTTCGTGGTGACCCCGGCCGGTGGAGCGCGGCGCGAGTCACGCTGA
- a CDS encoding fructosamine kinase family protein, producing MTRLPSIARRAEQLLGRAVASTAPVAGGDVATATKLRLADGSQALMKTLPHCPDTFFPTEARGLAWLAEAGGVRVPEVLAAEADCLILRWIEPGRPTAETAEELGRALARTHRAGADTFGLDEDGFIARLPLPNAPAPTWAEFFTTRRVLPYLKLAHDRGSVDDHHVATIERALTRVAAIVPEEPPARLHGDLWTGNVLWSHDGEARVIDPAAYGGHREMDLAMLTLFGLPHLERLQEAYVEAFPLADGWEERLGLHQLFPLLVHACLFGGGYGVRAANVASRYA from the coding sequence GTGACCCGGCTGCCGTCCATCGCGCGCCGCGCCGAGCAGCTGCTCGGGCGGGCGGTGGCGAGCACCGCTCCTGTCGCCGGCGGCGACGTGGCCACCGCCACCAAGCTGCGGCTGGCGGACGGCAGCCAGGCCCTGATGAAGACGCTGCCGCACTGCCCCGACACGTTCTTCCCCACCGAGGCACGCGGCCTGGCCTGGCTCGCCGAGGCCGGCGGCGTACGGGTCCCGGAGGTGCTGGCGGCGGAGGCCGACTGCCTGATCCTGCGCTGGATCGAGCCCGGGCGGCCGACCGCCGAGACCGCCGAGGAGCTCGGCCGCGCGCTGGCCCGCACGCACCGCGCGGGCGCCGACACCTTCGGCCTGGACGAGGACGGCTTCATCGCCCGGCTGCCGCTGCCGAACGCGCCGGCGCCGACGTGGGCCGAGTTCTTCACCACCCGACGGGTGCTGCCCTACCTCAAGCTCGCCCACGATCGCGGCAGCGTCGACGACCACCATGTCGCCACGATCGAGCGGGCGCTGACACGGGTCGCGGCCATCGTCCCGGAGGAGCCGCCGGCCCGGTTGCACGGTGACCTGTGGACCGGCAACGTGCTCTGGTCCCATGACGGCGAGGCCCGGGTGATCGACCCGGCCGCCTACGGCGGGCACCGCGAGATGGACCTGGCCATGCTGACGCTCTTCGGCCTGCCGCACCTCGAGCGTCTCCAGGAGGCGTACGTCGAGGCCTTCCCGCTGGCCGACGGCTGGGAGGAGCGGCTCGGTCTCCACCAGCTCTTCCCGCTGCTCGTCCACGCCTGCCTGTTCGGCGGGGGCTACGGCGTACGCGCCGCCAACGTCGCCTCGCGCTACGCCTGA